One part of the Streptomyces sp. NBC_00286 genome encodes these proteins:
- a CDS encoding FAD-dependent oxidoreductase, with product MPDHQTVDLLVIGAGMAGLTAGARAVRNGLSVVVVEIGDDVGGSARYAGYAWTAPSHEEMERHNPGGDASLKCALVDRFQDGINWIRSTGVEAKDAQPILGFGQGHQFDTNHYVDTCRRIIVEAGGELLLTTDTERLLVENGAVAGAELVTSDGTRRQVRATSTLLATGGFQGDVDLRNELVHPHADRMELRSNPHSRGAGYRLATAAGASTGLPGAGFYGHLIPSGIPFADPSDFVDLSLYYSEHALLFNLLGERFTDETLGDHLTTMALMEQPENRELLIADARVFRDWVVGSYVEGAVAVDKFALAGKRGGRVGFAEELDELVYLPEEWGYDGSAVRAAVERFNARTAAGEDPAPGRRLDRLPLDEPPYYVVEAVPAITFPFHGVRIDDRARVRGEDGEPIEGLLAAGSDTGGLWYRAYAGGIASALVFGLTAAGTATLRAASHGQAGRGRHGRPDAHSGRVGSSTPGRHGNDRP from the coding sequence ATGCCGGACCACCAGACGGTCGACCTGCTCGTCATCGGGGCGGGAATGGCCGGGCTGACCGCGGGCGCGCGAGCCGTACGCAACGGGTTGTCCGTCGTGGTCGTCGAGATCGGCGATGACGTCGGGGGGTCCGCGCGCTACGCCGGTTACGCCTGGACCGCCCCGAGCCACGAGGAGATGGAGCGGCACAACCCGGGCGGAGACGCCTCGCTCAAGTGCGCCCTCGTGGACCGATTCCAAGACGGCATCAACTGGATTCGGAGCACGGGGGTCGAGGCCAAGGACGCTCAGCCCATCCTCGGCTTCGGCCAGGGGCACCAGTTCGACACCAATCACTACGTCGACACCTGCCGCCGCATCATCGTCGAGGCGGGTGGCGAGCTGCTGCTGACCACCGACACCGAGCGGCTCCTCGTGGAGAACGGCGCCGTGGCCGGAGCGGAACTCGTCACGAGCGACGGCACGCGACGGCAGGTGCGCGCCACCTCGACACTCCTTGCCACGGGAGGCTTCCAGGGGGACGTGGACCTCCGCAACGAACTCGTCCACCCCCACGCCGACCGCATGGAACTGCGCTCCAACCCCCACAGCCGCGGGGCCGGCTACCGCCTGGCGACCGCCGCCGGGGCATCGACCGGGCTGCCCGGGGCCGGCTTCTACGGACATCTGATCCCGAGCGGCATCCCGTTCGCGGACCCGTCGGACTTCGTCGACCTGTCGCTGTACTACAGCGAGCACGCCCTGCTGTTCAACCTGCTGGGCGAGCGGTTCACCGACGAAACGCTGGGCGATCACCTGACGACGATGGCACTGATGGAACAGCCCGAGAACCGTGAGCTCCTCATCGCCGACGCCCGCGTGTTCCGCGACTGGGTGGTGGGTTCGTACGTCGAAGGAGCGGTCGCCGTCGACAAGTTCGCGCTGGCGGGTAAACGGGGCGGTCGGGTCGGTTTCGCCGAGGAGCTCGACGAACTCGTCTACCTTCCAGAGGAGTGGGGATACGACGGGTCCGCCGTCCGCGCGGCCGTCGAGCGGTTCAACGCCCGGACGGCGGCGGGTGAGGATCCGGCGCCGGGCCGCCGGCTGGACCGCCTGCCGCTCGACGAACCGCCCTACTACGTCGTCGAGGCGGTGCCGGCCATCACCTTCCCGTTCCATGGAGTCCGCATCGACGACCGGGCACGGGTTCGGGGAGAGGACGGCGAGCCCATCGAAGGGCTCCTCGCGGCCGGTTCGGACACCGGAGGCCTGTGGTACCGGGCCTACGCGGGCGGCATCGCGTCAGCCCTCGTGTTCGGCCTCACGGCGGCCGGCACCGCGACGCTTCGCGCCGCATCCCATGGGCAGGCGGGCCGCGGCCGACATGGACGACCAGATGCACACTCTGGCCGAGTCGGGTCAAGCACCCCGGGAAGGCACGGCAATGATCGGCCGTGA
- a CDS encoding NADP-dependent oxidoreductase, whose translation MIGREVWPVAYPRGEVRASDFRVVEVEVRQPRPGEVLVRNTWTSVDAALRLRLRETAPPGYFPAFPLGEPMDGIMTVGEVVESRADGFSPGDMVWHASGWRDYAVVEAGRQALGGVGTLTRLDVDVAPPQTHLGALGANGLTAYAGLFQAAGLRDGDVVWVSAAAGAVGSLAAQMAKIRGHRVIGSAGSDEKVRYLLEELGLDAAFNYKRGPLPDLLREAAPDGIDVYFDNVGGDHLEAALGALRRSGRVAICGMISEYAAKEPPHGPGNLMLTVTKGLTIRGFRASGHTHLLPEMRRQVGAWVREGRLHCRETIVDGLPRAPLALAGLLRGDNTGKTLVRIDGGTHRENTVD comes from the coding sequence ATGATCGGCCGTGAGGTCTGGCCGGTCGCCTATCCCCGCGGCGAGGTCCGCGCGTCGGACTTTCGCGTCGTCGAGGTCGAGGTGCGGCAACCACGGCCGGGCGAGGTGCTGGTCAGGAACACATGGACATCCGTCGACGCCGCCCTCCGGCTGCGGCTCAGGGAGACGGCGCCACCGGGATATTTTCCGGCTTTCCCCCTCGGAGAGCCGATGGACGGGATCATGACCGTCGGGGAGGTCGTCGAGTCCCGCGCCGATGGGTTCTCCCCCGGCGACATGGTGTGGCACGCCTCCGGATGGCGCGACTACGCCGTCGTCGAGGCGGGGAGGCAGGCCCTCGGCGGCGTCGGCACGCTCACGAGGCTCGACGTAGACGTTGCACCTCCTCAGACGCACCTCGGCGCGCTCGGCGCCAATGGACTCACCGCCTACGCCGGCCTCTTCCAAGCCGCGGGCCTGCGCGACGGCGACGTCGTCTGGGTCTCCGCCGCGGCCGGCGCGGTCGGCAGCCTCGCCGCACAGATGGCGAAGATCCGCGGGCACCGCGTCATCGGCAGCGCCGGTTCCGACGAGAAGGTGCGCTACCTCCTGGAGGAGCTCGGCCTGGATGCCGCGTTCAACTACAAGCGCGGCCCTCTCCCCGATCTCCTGCGTGAGGCGGCCCCGGACGGCATAGACGTGTACTTCGACAACGTCGGCGGCGACCATCTCGAGGCGGCCCTCGGGGCGCTGCGGAGGTCGGGCCGCGTCGCGATCTGCGGCATGATCTCGGAGTATGCGGCCAAGGAGCCGCCGCACGGCCCCGGAAACCTCATGCTGACGGTGACGAAGGGCCTGACGATTCGCGGCTTCCGGGCCAGCGGCCACACCCACTTACTGCCCGAGATGAGACGGCAAGTGGGCGCATGGGTCCGCGAAGGCCGCCTCCACTGCCGCGAAACGATCGTCGACGGGCTGCCGCGGGCGCCGTTGGCACTGGCGGGGCTACTGCGAGGCGACAACACCGGCAAGACGCTTGTGCGGATCGATGGCGGCACGCATCGTGAGAACACCGTCGACTGA